A window of the Zeugodacus cucurbitae isolate PBARC_wt_2022May chromosome 4, idZeuCucr1.2, whole genome shotgun sequence genome harbors these coding sequences:
- the LOC105214439 gene encoding uncharacterized protein LOC105214439 yields the protein MFKLSLILSALIALASARPGYLHGHYPHIDYPLLHHHHEPLHLTKLVHIPAAISHQSSTVIHSAPIIKPVVVPVLKTVVHPIVKTYHPAPIIKAYHPISLDPYHHYDHHDFHHFH from the coding sequence TCGCTAATTTTATCAGCGCTCATCGCCTTGGCCAGCGCACGACCTGGCTACCTGCATGGCCATTACCCACACATTGACTACCCATTGCTGCATCACCATCACGAGCCGTTGCACTTGACTAAGTTGGTACACATACCGGCGGCAATTTCACATCAGAGTTCAACAGTTATTCACAGCGCGCCCATCATTAAACCAGTTGTAGTGCCGGTGCTGAAGACCGTCGTGCATCCGATTGTCAAAACATATCATCCGGCGCCCATAATCAAAGCTTACCACCCGATTTCATTGGATCCCTACCATCACTACGATCATCACGACTTCCATCATTTCCATTAA